In Chryseobacterium lactis, a single genomic region encodes these proteins:
- a CDS encoding M13 family metallopeptidase, which produces MKKLNIGILALSGIVFLNSCGAAKTTGTDAKTEATASAAKPVKEEMKEEGINLSYMDTSVRPQDDFFSYVNGNWVKTTQIPSDKANWGSFNALRENVDDASLDILNKILTETYPAGSEGQKIQNLYASFMDTGKRNAEGLAPIKGDLAKIDAIKSLSDLQKYLLEATKLGDNSFYGWGVRADMKNSKMNAVYLGGPDLGLGRDYYQKVNEANTKTLAEYQTYVGKLFGVLGYKNSAQTAQNVVDFEKQLANYLLTLEQNRDANLRYNPKNVSELSGLVKNIDLAKYLKEAGVNTDRVIIGELKYYQNMDQFVTQKNLPLLKDYLKYHLINGNASNLDDSLEQIRFDFYAKYLQGQKEQRPMNKRGLTLVNGVLGEAFGKLYVEKYFTPEAKQQMETYIDYLLKSFKSHIAGIDWMSPDTKVKAQEKLSKFTVKIAYPDKWKDYTQLKVESPKQGATLYSNLQNVSAWQYQRSLDKVGKPVDRTEWGMSPQTVNAYYSGSNNEIVFPAAILQPPFYNPNADAAVNFGGIGAVIGHEISHGFDDSGSRFDGDGNLNNWWTDADRKNFDAKVGQLAAQYSAYEPVKGSFVNGKFTSGENIGDLGGVAVAYDALQMYLKDKGNPGKISGFTQDQRFFMSWATVWRTKATDQYMINQVKTDPHSPGMYRAFGPLVNQDSFIKAFDIKSGDKMYKAPQDRIKIW; this is translated from the coding sequence ATGAAAAAGCTAAATATTGGAATACTTGCCCTTTCGGGTATTGTATTTCTTAATTCATGTGGTGCAGCAAAAACTACAGGAACAGATGCAAAAACTGAAGCTACGGCAAGTGCTGCAAAACCAGTAAAAGAAGAAATGAAAGAAGAAGGGATCAATTTATCTTATATGGATACGAGTGTTCGCCCACAGGATGACTTTTTTAGCTATGTCAATGGAAATTGGGTGAAGACCACTCAGATTCCTTCTGATAAGGCCAATTGGGGCTCCTTCAATGCGTTGAGAGAAAATGTAGATGATGCTTCATTAGATATTTTAAACAAAATTTTAACGGAAACTTATCCGGCAGGTTCTGAAGGGCAGAAGATTCAGAATCTGTACGCTTCTTTCATGGACACCGGTAAAAGAAATGCTGAAGGACTGGCTCCAATCAAAGGAGATCTTGCTAAAATTGATGCTATTAAAAGCCTTAGTGACTTACAAAAATATCTTTTGGAAGCTACAAAATTAGGTGACAATTCATTCTATGGATGGGGCGTAAGGGCAGATATGAAAAACTCCAAAATGAATGCCGTGTATCTTGGAGGCCCGGATCTTGGTTTGGGAAGAGATTATTACCAGAAAGTAAATGAAGCAAACACCAAAACGTTGGCAGAATACCAAACATATGTTGGGAAATTATTCGGAGTTTTAGGATATAAAAACTCAGCGCAGACTGCTCAAAATGTGGTTGACTTTGAGAAGCAACTGGCCAATTATTTATTGACACTTGAGCAGAACAGAGATGCTAACCTTAGATACAATCCTAAAAATGTATCAGAATTATCAGGTCTGGTTAAAAATATTGATCTTGCAAAATACCTGAAGGAGGCCGGAGTAAATACAGACAGGGTAATTATCGGTGAACTGAAGTACTACCAGAATATGGATCAGTTTGTGACGCAGAAGAATCTTCCTTTATTAAAGGATTATTTAAAATATCATTTAATCAATGGTAATGCAAGTAATCTGGATGATAGTCTTGAGCAGATCAGATTTGATTTTTATGCTAAATATCTTCAGGGACAGAAAGAGCAGCGTCCAATGAACAAAAGAGGGCTTACTCTTGTAAATGGAGTTCTTGGAGAAGCTTTCGGTAAATTGTATGTTGAAAAATACTTTACTCCGGAGGCTAAACAGCAGATGGAAACCTATATTGATTATCTTTTAAAATCATTCAAATCTCATATTGCAGGCATCGACTGGATGTCTCCCGATACAAAAGTGAAAGCTCAGGAAAAGCTATCCAAGTTTACCGTAAAAATTGCTTATCCTGATAAATGGAAAGATTATACCCAATTAAAGGTAGAATCTCCAAAGCAGGGAGCTACATTATATTCAAACCTTCAGAATGTTTCAGCATGGCAGTACCAGAGAAGTCTTGATAAAGTAGGAAAACCGGTTGACAGAACAGAGTGGGGAATGTCTCCGCAAACTGTAAATGCGTACTACAGCGGTTCAAACAATGAGATTGTATTCCCTGCAGCCATTCTTCAGCCTCCTTTCTATAATCCTAATGCAGATGCAGCCGTTAACTTTGGTGGTATCGGAGCAGTTATAGGCCACGAGATTTCTCATGGATTCGATGATAGTGGTTCCCGTTTTGATGGTGATGGAAACCTTAATAACTGGTGGACAGATGCCGATCGTAAGAACTTTGATGCCAAAGTAGGACAGCTTGCTGCTCAATATAGTGCTTATGAACCAGTAAAAGGCAGTTTCGTAAACGGTAAATTTACCAGTGGTGAGAATATCGGTGACCTTGGAGGCGTTGCCGTTGCATACGATGCTCTTCAGATGTATCTGAAAGATAAAGGAAACCCGGGTAAAATCAGTGGATTCACTCAGGATCAGAGATTCTTTATGAGCTGGGCGACTGTTTGGAGAACCAAAGCCACCGATCAGTATATGATCAATCAGGTGAAAACAGATCCGCATTCACCAGGAATGTACAGAGCATTCGGGCCGTTGGTAAATCAGGATTCATTTATCAAAGCATTTGATATCAAGTCTGGGGACAAAATGTATAAAGCGCCTCAGGACAGAATAAAAATTTGGTAG
- a CDS encoding M13 family metallopeptidase — protein MKKLTLSLFLIAGICSQNTMSAQAKATKVAVNNTDKGLDLSLMDTSVRPQDDFYNYVSGTWMKTAKIPSDKPTWGSFNKLAEDTDNNSMTILNSLLKDKFADGSEGKKIQDLYATFMNMQKRNADGIKPIQDNLNKIDAIKNMADLQNYLTAVTKEGENVFYGWGIDADLKDSKMNAVYIGNATLGLGRDYYQKVNDKNTEAIAEYQKYVASMLKELGYKNADEAAKTIINYEKSIAQTLLTNEQSRDNTLQYNPQTMAELSTLVKGVDIPAYLKKVGVNTDRVIIGELGYYKSFDKLVNAQNLPVIKDYLKFHMINGSASYLSEKLGDMKFAFYGKYLRGQQEQRALNKRGFELINRNLGEAFGKLYVEKYFPAEAKAQMVELIDYLKKSFAVHINNLAWMSATTKEKAMLKLNKFTVKVAYPDKWKDYSKLQITQEAKGGTLYQNLQNVSEWQYNKDLAKIGKPVDKTEWGMTPQTVNAYYNPVNNEIVFPAAILQPPFFNPKADAAVNFGGIGAVIGHEMSHGFDDSGAQFDADGNLVDWWTPEDKANFEKATKALASQYDKYEPVKGTFVNGTFTNGENIADLGGVNIAYDALQMYLKDKGNPGKISGFSQDQRFFLSWATVWRTLSSEKYMINQVKTDPHSPGYFRSFGPLINVDAFYKAFDLKKGDKLYKTPEDRIKIW, from the coding sequence ATGAAAAAATTAACGCTTTCTTTGTTTTTAATAGCAGGGATCTGCTCTCAAAATACTATGAGTGCACAAGCTAAAGCTACTAAGGTAGCAGTGAATAATACAGATAAAGGTTTAGACCTTAGCTTGATGGATACTTCGGTGCGTCCACAGGATGATTTTTATAATTACGTAAGTGGAACCTGGATGAAAACTGCCAAAATTCCATCTGATAAACCAACTTGGGGAAGCTTTAATAAATTGGCTGAGGATACGGATAACAATTCCATGACAATCCTGAACTCTCTTCTGAAAGATAAATTTGCTGACGGAAGCGAAGGGAAAAAGATTCAGGATCTGTATGCAACTTTTATGAACATGCAGAAAAGAAATGCCGACGGAATCAAGCCTATTCAGGATAATCTGAATAAGATTGATGCTATTAAAAACATGGCAGATCTTCAGAACTACCTTACTGCGGTAACTAAAGAAGGTGAAAATGTATTTTATGGATGGGGAATTGATGCCGATCTTAAAGATTCTAAAATGAACGCGGTTTACATAGGAAACGCTACGCTAGGATTGGGAAGAGATTACTATCAGAAAGTAAACGATAAAAATACAGAAGCAATCGCTGAATATCAGAAGTATGTAGCTTCAATGTTAAAAGAATTAGGTTATAAAAATGCTGATGAAGCGGCTAAAACTATTATTAATTACGAGAAAAGCATTGCTCAGACCCTTTTAACAAATGAGCAAAGCCGTGATAATACGCTTCAATATAACCCTCAGACTATGGCTGAGCTTTCAACTTTGGTAAAAGGAGTTGATATTCCTGCTTACCTTAAAAAAGTAGGGGTAAACACAGACAGAGTAATTATCGGAGAATTGGGATACTATAAAAGCTTTGATAAATTAGTCAATGCTCAGAACCTTCCGGTAATCAAGGATTATCTGAAATTCCACATGATCAACGGAAGTGCATCTTACCTAAGCGAAAAGCTGGGTGACATGAAATTTGCTTTCTACGGAAAATATTTAAGAGGTCAGCAGGAGCAAAGAGCATTGAACAAAAGAGGTTTTGAGTTGATCAACAGAAATCTTGGAGAAGCTTTCGGAAAATTATATGTTGAAAAATATTTCCCTGCAGAGGCTAAAGCTCAGATGGTGGAATTGATCGATTATTTAAAGAAAAGCTTTGCCGTTCACATCAACAACCTGGCGTGGATGTCAGCTACGACTAAGGAAAAAGCAATGCTGAAATTGAATAAATTTACAGTGAAAGTTGCTTATCCGGACAAGTGGAAAGACTATTCAAAGTTACAGATCACTCAGGAAGCTAAGGGAGGAACATTATATCAAAACCTTCAGAATGTTTCTGAATGGCAATACAATAAAGATTTAGCTAAAATCGGTAAGCCGGTTGATAAAACAGAATGGGGAATGACTCCGCAAACTGTAAATGCTTACTATAATCCGGTAAACAATGAAATTGTATTCCCTGCAGCGATTCTTCAACCTCCTTTCTTCAACCCTAAAGCTGATGCTGCCGTGAATTTCGGTGGAATCGGAGCGGTAATCGGTCACGAAATGAGCCACGGATTTGATGATTCAGGAGCACAATTTGACGCTGACGGTAACCTTGTAGACTGGTGGACTCCGGAAGATAAAGCCAATTTCGAGAAAGCTACAAAAGCACTTGCTTCTCAATATGACAAATATGAGCCGGTAAAAGGAACTTTCGTAAACGGTACATTTACCAACGGTGAAAATATCGCTGACTTAGGAGGAGTAAATATTGCTTATGACGCTCTTCAAATGTATCTGAAAGATAAAGGAAACCCGGGAAAAATCAGTGGATTCAGCCAGGATCAGAGATTCTTTTTAAGCTGGGCAACCGTTTGGAGAACTTTATCAAGTGAAAAATATATGATTAACCAGGTGAAGACAGATCCGCACTCTCCGGGCTACTTCAGAAGCTTTGGTCCGCTAATTAACGTTGATGCTTTCTATAAAGCATTCGACTTGAAAAAAGGCGATAAATTATACAAAACGCCGGAAGACAGAATTAAAATCTGGTAA
- a CDS encoding polysaccharide deacetylase family protein, with protein MENSKQIFQTNSKKRWKSVQWGSRFFIFVGALLLLALGLMMTLDRSPKIPFKEDYKAVITANKPYLQENKISKEYKGFRSFISEKTIHTNLSKIEKARAERFKNQNRNWAQFPGGIRSAFYVAWDPQSLMSLKRNIRHVNLVFPEWFFIDPKTGDLKTNVDPEGYKVIKRTGVAAMPMLSNNSDREFRSEGLTKVLNDPKRRTNLIQKITQQCLKYHFKGINIDFEDMNLNSDENLIAFMKELSETFKQNQLLVTMDIMTDNDDYNVPRLDPYVDYFVLMAYDEYSAGSDAGPVSSQKWIEAQTGKIVKQTSPHKIILGLGAYGYDWSSNKDDNTSVTYMQAITKASASKAVIDFNDNTFNLNYSYTDSKSNTHTVFFNDAASIFNTMRFSSEYPLAGTALWRLGSEDSRVWNFYDKDLTFAGLSKLNLKTLENVKGQTMVDYIGDGEILDVLNTPHDGKIALEIDPKEKIITDENYVTYPSSYEVKKYGSAPQKELVLTFDDGPDETYTPQVLDVLSKYHVPAAFFLVGLNAEKNLPLVKRIYREGHEIGNHTFTHENIAKVSPERALLELKLTRLLIECVTGHSTILFRAPYNADSEPTTSEEIIPVALARQQNYLDIGENIDPEDWQPGIKSDEIVKRVLAGIKQQRGNIILLHDAGGDTREETVKALKILIPTLQKQGYHFTNLTNLLHKKRSELMPEVPKTRSYYVMQLNLVLATVIYGISHFLVALFTIFIALGLIRLLLMAYWAFKERKKEKKLGEFPILESYPKVSIIVPAYNEEVNIVSSLNNLLKQSYPNFNIIMVDDGSKDSTYEKAKEAFPDHPKLEIFTKTNGGKATALNFGIAQTDAEYVVCIDADTKLQQDAVKYLIARFLNATPEEKIAAVAGNVKVGNKVNWLTRWQAIEYTTSQNFDRLAYAHINAITVIPGAIGAFRKSVIAEVGGYSSDTLAEDCDITVKILREGYTVANENSAIAVTEAPETVKQFLKQRFRWTYGIMQMFWKQKQTFLNPRYKGLGLWAMPNILLFQYIIPFFSPLADVIMFFGILSGNGSKIFSYYLIFLLVDASLALVAFLMQREKLTNLLYIIPQRFGYRWLMYIVLFKSLRKALKGEMQSWGFLKRTGNVKEIATS; from the coding sequence GTGGAAAATTCCAAACAGATTTTTCAGACCAACAGCAAAAAACGTTGGAAAAGTGTACAATGGGGAAGCCGCTTCTTTATTTTTGTTGGGGCGTTGCTTCTTCTTGCTTTAGGTCTGATGATGACACTGGACAGAAGTCCTAAAATTCCTTTTAAGGAAGATTACAAAGCCGTAATCACAGCCAATAAACCTTATCTTCAGGAAAATAAAATTTCGAAAGAATATAAAGGCTTCCGAAGCTTTATTTCTGAAAAAACAATACATACCAATCTTTCCAAGATCGAAAAGGCACGAGCAGAAAGATTTAAGAATCAAAACAGAAATTGGGCGCAGTTTCCGGGTGGGATCCGTTCAGCTTTTTATGTAGCCTGGGATCCGCAGTCTTTGATGTCTTTAAAGCGAAATATCAGACACGTAAACCTGGTTTTTCCGGAATGGTTTTTTATTGATCCCAAAACAGGAGATCTGAAGACCAATGTAGATCCTGAAGGGTATAAAGTAATCAAAAGAACCGGCGTGGCAGCAATGCCTATGCTGAGCAACAACTCTGACCGGGAATTCCGTTCTGAAGGATTGACGAAGGTGCTTAATGATCCGAAACGGAGAACCAATCTTATCCAGAAAATTACTCAGCAGTGTTTAAAATATCATTTCAAAGGAATCAATATTGACTTTGAGGATATGAACCTGAATTCTGATGAGAACCTGATTGCCTTCATGAAAGAGCTTTCGGAAACATTCAAACAGAATCAGTTGCTTGTGACGATGGATATCATGACGGATAATGATGACTACAATGTTCCGAGATTAGATCCTTATGTAGATTATTTTGTACTGATGGCTTATGATGAATATTCTGCAGGAAGTGATGCAGGGCCGGTTTCCTCACAGAAATGGATTGAAGCTCAGACCGGGAAAATTGTAAAACAAACATCCCCTCATAAGATTATTCTGGGACTGGGAGCATATGGTTATGACTGGAGTTCCAATAAAGATGACAATACCTCTGTTACCTATATGCAGGCGATCACAAAAGCCAGTGCCAGCAAGGCAGTAATCGATTTTAATGATAATACGTTTAACTTAAATTATTCATATACAGATTCTAAAAGCAATACCCATACGGTATTCTTCAATGACGCAGCGTCAATCTTTAATACCATGCGTTTTTCATCAGAATATCCGTTGGCAGGAACTGCATTATGGAGATTGGGTAGTGAAGATAGCAGAGTCTGGAATTTTTATGATAAAGATCTTACGTTTGCCGGGCTTTCTAAACTTAATCTGAAAACACTGGAAAATGTAAAAGGCCAAACTATGGTCGATTATATCGGAGATGGTGAAATATTGGATGTATTGAACACTCCTCATGACGGAAAAATTGCCCTGGAAATTGATCCTAAAGAAAAAATTATTACCGACGAAAATTATGTCACATACCCAAGTTCGTATGAAGTGAAAAAATATGGCAGCGCGCCTCAAAAAGAGTTGGTGCTGACATTTGACGACGGGCCGGATGAAACATATACTCCTCAGGTACTGGATGTTTTGTCTAAATATCATGTTCCTGCGGCTTTCTTCCTGGTAGGATTAAATGCTGAAAAAAATCTTCCTCTTGTCAAAAGAATTTACCGTGAAGGCCATGAGATCGGAAACCATACCTTTACCCATGAAAATATTGCTAAAGTAAGTCCGGAAAGAGCTTTGCTGGAATTAAAATTAACCAGATTACTGATAGAATGTGTAACAGGACACAGTACCATTCTTTTCAGAGCGCCTTATAATGCGGATTCTGAACCTACAACCTCGGAAGAAATTATTCCCGTAGCTTTAGCCAGACAACAAAATTATCTGGATATCGGGGAAAATATTGACCCTGAAGACTGGCAGCCCGGCATAAAGTCTGATGAAATTGTAAAACGTGTATTGGCAGGAATCAAGCAGCAGAGAGGAAATATCATTCTGCTTCATGATGCGGGCGGGGATACAAGAGAGGAAACAGTGAAGGCATTAAAAATTTTAATCCCGACCCTTCAGAAACAGGGATATCATTTTACCAATCTTACTAATCTTTTGCATAAGAAAAGAAGTGAGCTGATGCCTGAAGTTCCGAAGACGAGATCTTACTATGTGATGCAGCTTAACCTTGTTTTGGCTACCGTAATTTATGGAATAAGTCATTTTTTGGTTGCCTTGTTTACCATTTTCATTGCTTTAGGATTAATAAGACTTTTATTGATGGCTTATTGGGCTTTTAAAGAAAGAAAAAAAGAAAAAAAGCTTGGCGAATTTCCAATATTGGAATCTTATCCGAAAGTATCCATTATTGTACCTGCTTATAATGAGGAAGTGAATATTGTTTCCTCGTTGAATAACCTACTGAAACAATCCTATCCGAATTTTAACATCATTATGGTGGATGACGGAAGTAAAGATTCAACCTATGAGAAAGCAAAAGAAGCTTTTCCGGATCATCCGAAACTTGAGATTTTTACAAAAACCAATGGTGGAAAAGCAACTGCATTAAACTTTGGTATTGCTCAGACCGACGCAGAATATGTAGTCTGCATCGACGCAGATACTAAATTGCAGCAGGATGCCGTAAAATATCTTATAGCAAGATTCCTGAATGCAACTCCTGAAGAAAAAATTGCTGCGGTAGCCGGAAATGTAAAAGTAGGAAACAAAGTCAACTGGCTTACGAGATGGCAGGCGATAGAATATACTACAAGCCAGAATTTTGACAGATTAGCCTATGCTCATATCAATGCTATTACGGTAATTCCGGGTGCGATCGGTGCTTTCAGAAAATCTGTAATTGCAGAAGTGGGAGGCTATTCTTCAGATACGCTTGCTGAAGATTGTGATATTACCGTGAAGATTTTAAGAGAAGGATATACAGTAGCCAATGAAAATAGTGCTATCGCTGTCACTGAAGCTCCTGAAACTGTAAAACAGTTCCTGAAACAACGTTTCCGATGGACTTACGGAATTATGCAGATGTTCTGGAAACAAAAGCAGACTTTCCTTAACCCCAGATACAAAGGATTGGGACTTTGGGCGATGCCTAATATTTTACTGTTCCAATACATTATTCCGTTTTTCTCGCCACTGGCAGATGTGATTATGTTTTTTGGAATCCTGTCCGGAAATGGAAGTAAAATATTTTCTTACTATTTGATATTTCTTTTGGTGGATGCTTCCTTAGCGTTGGTGGCATTCCTTATGCAGCGTGAAAAATTAACGAATTTGCTGTATATCATTCCACAAAGATTCGGATACAGATGGCTGATGTATATTGTGTTGTTTAAAAGTTTAAGAAAAGCATTGAAAGGCGAAATGCAGTCCTGGGGGTTCCTGAAACGAACAGGAAATGTAAAAGAGATAGCAACTTCTTAA